The sequence CTCTGGATCCGGCCATCATTGCCGATATCGCAGCTGAAGCCGTCGCCATTGTAGAGACGCCCTGCAACATTCCAGCCTTGTGACGTGCGGTTTACGCTTTCAACACTGTCGACGCGCGCATCGCGTTCGATTTCGCGGACGCACATCTGAGCAGCGCGGTCGATTCCGCGCGTGTCAGTGTTGCGGCGATCATAACGCGTGTCGCGGTTGTTGCGATCTCGGTTGCGGTAACGATCGTCACGGTCATTCGACGAGTCCACTGCAGAGGCGATGACCCCGATGATCAACGCGCCGACAAGCACATCACCCACGCTAACCCCGCCACGGTGGCGGTGACGGCGATAGCGGCGGTCTTCATAGACCTCGTCTGCACTCGTCCAACCAGTGTCATAGACAGGCGCAGTGCTTGCGCGCGGTATTTCGATGTCAGCTGCTGTCGCTGGCGCTGAGCCCAGCGAAGTAGCGGCCATTAAGGCCGCAGCTGCGGCAAAGTGTGTTTTCTTGAAAGTCATGGTGCCCCTTTCGGTATGTGCGGGCAGACTTGCATCCGCCCCTGTTGTCACAAAGCTAGGCGGCCCAGGCTTGCATTAGCCTGAACCGCCCAGTGCTTGTAGTCGGTGTGCTTGCATTGGCGACTAGATCCGCAGACCCTTGAAGTCGACGCTGTTCACGCGGCCATTGTAGTTGACCCTGCAAGTGAACTTACCGCTATCGTAACCGGAGTGACGGTTGCGGTTGTAACCGCGGTAGTCATTGTCCCAGCCCTGTCCGCGATTGCGGTTGCCACGATAGTTGCGCGACTGGACTGCGATGCGGCCTTTGACCTTCCAGCCATTGCGGGTCCGCTCAACGTCCCGAATGTCGGTTACGTCAGCCCGGCGAGCGCCTAAGCGGATGGCCCTACGTTCTGCCCGGTTCACACATTTCTGGATGGCCGCGCGCTTGCCGCCACGGCGGTAGTTTCTGCTGCGACGGTCGTCGCGGCTGCGATAATCACGATCACGGTATCCGCGGCGATCATAATAACGCCCGTCATTCTTCTTACTGGATGAGCTGAGCACTGCGGCGATGCCGCCAATGATCAGCGCGCCGGCAATCACTTCACCCGCATCGATGCGATCATTGTCGCGTGCCACAGCTGGTGCAGCCGAAAATGCCATTGCGCCCGCAGCTACTGTGCCGACCAGGGCTTTGTTTAAGTTTGTCATGGTTCTGGTCCTCGATTGGGTGGAGCGACATGCCCCGCCTCTGAGAACCCTTATGGAGCATAGCCTATGCGCAGAGCCTGAATTGGCCCGACAGGCGATGTTCAGAAAAGTAGCGACTTTCCTGAACATCCATGTTTCTTACTCCGAAGCAGGTACTTCCAACCCGGTCCATTTACCGAGGAAACTGAGCACATCTGCGCCTTCTTCTATCGCCTTATCGGTTGGCTTGCCTGCACCATGCCCTGCGCGTGTTTCCACACGGATCAGATGCGGTTTGTCGCCCAAATCAGCGGCCTGAATGGCAGCGGTATATTTGAAACTATGCCCGGGAACCACGCGGTCATCCGTATCAGCCGTTGTGACCATCAGCGCGGGATAGTCCGCGCCTTCCTGCACATTATGATACGGCGAATAGGCGCGCAGAACCTTGAAGTCGGCTTCGCGGTCCGGATAGCCATAATCATCGACCCAATAGCGTCCGGCGGTCCAGCGGTCGAAACGCAGCATATCCATCACGCCCACTGCCGCATTGCCTGCGTCGAACAGGTCAGGCCGCTGATTGACCACTGCGCCGACCAGCAATCCGCCGTTAGAACCGCCCTGAATCGCAAGGCCGTCCTCTGGCGTGTAGCCATTGGCTTTGAGATATTCGCCCGCCGCGATGAAATCATCGAAGACGTTCTGTTTGTTGTCGAGCCGGCCGCCATTGTGCCAGTCTTTGCCATATTCCCCGCCGCCGCGAATGTTCGCGAGCACATAAGTCCCGCCCGCTTCCATCCACGCCATCCGGCTAGCCGAGAAACTGGGCGTAAGCGAAATGTCAAAGCCGCCATAACCATAGAGCAGTGTTGGCGATGGCTTACCGCTTTCGGCGATGTCTTTGCGCCGCACGATGAACATGGGCACGCGCGTACCGTCCTTCGAATTGAAGAACTTCTGCTCGGTGACATAGTCGTCGGGGTTGAAAGTCAGTTCGGGCGTTGCGAAAGGCGTAGTCTCGCCGGTCGCCATATCGAGCCGATAGATCGAGCCCGGACGGTTAAAGCTGGTGAAGGTGTAGAAGGTCTCATTGTCACCGGGCTTACCGCCAAATCCGCCCGCTGTGCCCAGCTCGCCCAGCGCGATGTCGGGCAGCGCATTGCCTTGAAGATCATAGACTGCCGCGCGCGTCGTCGCATCTTTCAGATAGCTGACCACCATTTTATCGCCGACCACCGATGCGCCGCCGATCGGCTGATCCGCCTCTGGCACCATCACTTTCCATTCTGGTGTCGCTGCGGACATATCAATCGAAACGATGCGGTATTTCGGCGCTGCTTGATTGGTCTGGAAATAGAGCGTGTCACCAATCGTTTCGATCGGATACCATGCGTTTTCATAGCCAGTGACAAGCTCGCGCACCGGCCAATTGCCTTCGCTGCGCTTGTTCATATCGACCACACGGACTTCGGACGCACTGTCGGTCCCCAGAGAGGAAATGATGAAGCCCCAGCGGCCATCTTCCGAAACGTAGAGGCCGTGCCCTTCTTTTGGTTTATCGGGCGTCGAGTAAACTAGCTCATCGGCGCTTTGCGGTGTGCCGAGGCGGTGGAAATAGACCGCTTGATTGTAATTGAGCGCCTGGAAGTCCTGGCCTTCCTCAGGCTCCGGGAAGCGCGAATAGAAGAAGCCTTCCTCACCCAGCCACGAAATACCGGTAAATTTGGCCCACCGAATTTCATCGCTGAGCTCCTCGCCCGTGGCGACGTCCATTACTTTGATAATGCGCCAATCGGTCCCGCCATCTTGCACGCTATAGGCCAGCTTGCTGCCATCGGGTGACGGCGTCCAGCCTGCCAGCGCAGTCGCGCCATCGGCGGCCCATTCATTCGGATCAATCAAGACGCGGCGTTCGCTGTCGAGGCTGTCCTGTACATAGAGAGGCGACTGATTCTGCAGCCCCGAATTGCGGGTGTAGAAGTAGCGCGAGCCAGCTTTTTTCGGAATGCCGAAGCGTTCGTAGTCTAGCAAGCTGCCGATCCGCTCCTTGAACCAGTCACGCCCTGGCAGTGTTTCAAGGTAAGCATCGGTAACTTCGTTTTGTGCCTCCACCCAGGCGGCAACTTCGGGATCATTACGGACATCGTTTTCGAGCCAGCGATAGGGGTCGGCGATTTCCTCTCCGAAGATGGTTTCGGTCAGAGGTTCACTGCGGGTCTCGGGATAAGTCACGGTTTGGGCGGTTACCGGTGTTGCTGCCACAATGGCAATTGGGGACGCGAGGGCGGCTAAGATATAGGAGCGGCGCAATTTGGTTCTCCGAAAAAAACAAAGGCGGTTACGACTGTAACTGTCGTAACCGCCTTTGCGATTGTTTCAAGAGAAGAGCGCTTTATGCGTCGTCAAACTCTTCTTCTGTGTTCATTTCAGGACCGCTATCAAGACCCTTGGCATCCACGTCACGGTCAACGAATTCGATGATCGCGAGAGGCGCACGGTCACTGCCGCGCAGGCCGGCCTTGATGATGCGCGTGTAGCCGCCTTCACGGTCGGAATAACGCTCACCGATAACGTCGAAGAGTTTCTTCAACTGGGTTTCGTCCATCAGGCGCGAACCTGCGAGACGGCGGTTGGAAAGCCCACCGCGCTTGGCCAGCGTTACCAGCTTTTCAACATAGGGGCGCAGTTCCTTGGCCTTAGGGACCGTGGTCTGGATCTGCTCGTGCTTGATCAGCGCAGCAGCCATGTTGCGGAACAGGGCCGTACGGTGGCCCGACTTACGGCTCAGCTTACGCTGACGAATACCATGACGCATATTAGTTTCCTTCGTGTTCGTTATGAGCCCGTATCAGGTAGCCCGTAGCTGGCTGAATTAAGGGTCAGCCGTTCCCTTTTGAAAGCGGCCCCAGCCTTCGCTGGGGCGACGCGATCTGTTTAACCAAGCAGCTCTTGTTCGAGCTTCTTGGCCATTTCTTCGATGTTCTCAGGCGGCCAACCGGGGATGTCCATGCCGAGGCGTAGACCCATGCTGGAAAGCACTTCCTTGATCTCGTTGAGCGACTTGCGGCCAAAGTTTGGCGTGCGCAGCATCTCGGCTTCGGTCTTCTGAACCAGATCGCCGATGTAGATGATGTTGTCGTTCTTGAGGCAATTGGCCGAACGGA comes from Altererythrobacter sp. ZODW24 and encodes:
- a CDS encoding prolyl oligopeptidase family serine peptidase translates to MAATPVTAQTVTYPETRSEPLTETIFGEEIADPYRWLENDVRNDPEVAAWVEAQNEVTDAYLETLPGRDWFKERIGSLLDYERFGIPKKAGSRYFYTRNSGLQNQSPLYVQDSLDSERRVLIDPNEWAADGATALAGWTPSPDGSKLAYSVQDGGTDWRIIKVMDVATGEELSDEIRWAKFTGISWLGEEGFFYSRFPEPEEGQDFQALNYNQAVYFHRLGTPQSADELVYSTPDKPKEGHGLYVSEDGRWGFIISSLGTDSASEVRVVDMNKRSEGNWPVRELVTGYENAWYPIETIGDTLYFQTNQAAPKYRIVSIDMSAATPEWKVMVPEADQPIGGASVVGDKMVVSYLKDATTRAAVYDLQGNALPDIALGELGTAGGFGGKPGDNETFYTFTSFNRPGSIYRLDMATGETTPFATPELTFNPDDYVTEQKFFNSKDGTRVPMFIVRRKDIAESGKPSPTLLYGYGGFDISLTPSFSASRMAWMEAGGTYVLANIRGGGEYGKDWHNGGRLDNKQNVFDDFIAAGEYLKANGYTPEDGLAIQGGSNGGLLVGAVVNQRPDLFDAGNAAVGVMDMLRFDRWTAGRYWVDDYGYPDREADFKVLRAYSPYHNVQEGADYPALMVTTADTDDRVVPGHSFKYTAAIQAADLGDKPHLIRVETRAGHGAGKPTDKAIEEGADVLSFLGKWTGLEVPASE
- the rplQ gene encoding 50S ribosomal protein L17 is translated as MRHGIRQRKLSRKSGHRTALFRNMAAALIKHEQIQTTVPKAKELRPYVEKLVTLAKRGGLSNRRLAGSRLMDETQLKKLFDVIGERYSDREGGYTRIIKAGLRGSDRAPLAIIEFVDRDVDAKGLDSGPEMNTEEEFDDA